In Amaranthus tricolor cultivar Red isolate AtriRed21 chromosome 5, ASM2621246v1, whole genome shotgun sequence, a genomic segment contains:
- the LOC130813208 gene encoding reticulon-like protein B23, protein MEEDGHEKQQWQGQGGKAIVMLISGTLIYYHCTFRNSTFLSLLSDVFLVILCSLAILGLLFRHFNISVPVDPLEWQISQDTANGVFACLANTVGAAESVLRVAAAGHDKKLFIRVVVSLYLLSVLGRLVSGVTVAYAGLCLICLYMFVESSLPLSSRLSQYLSRRENAGEIQD, encoded by the exons ATGGAAGAAGATGGGCATGAAAAGCAGCAATGGCAAGGACAAGGGGGAAAAGCAATAGTAATGTTGATAAGTGGAACATTGATTTACTACCATTGTACTTTCCGTAACTCTACTTTTCTCTCCCTTCTCTCCGATGTCTTCCTTGTCATCCTTTGCTCTCTCGCCATTCTCGGCCTCCTCTTTCGCCACTTCAATATTTC GGTTCCCGTGGATCCATTAGAGTGGCAGATTTCCCAAGACACTGCAAATGGGGTTTTCGCGTGTTTGGCCAATACAGTTGGGGCCGCTGAGTCTGTTCTTCGTGTCGCTGCGGCGGGTCATGATAAGAAGCTCTTTATTAGG GTGGTTGTCAGTCTCTACCTTTTATCAGTTCTTGGAAGGCTGGTTTCTGGGGTTACAGTTGCTTATGCTG GTTTGTGTTTAATTTGTCTCTACATGTTTGTCGAGAGCTCACTGCCTCTCAGCAGTCGACTTTCTCAATATCTGTCGAGAAGAGAGAATGCTGGAGAGATCCAGGATTAG